The following is a genomic window from Peptococcaceae bacterium.
GAAATAAATGAAGGGGTGGAAAGATTCAGGGAATGGAAACCCCAGGTTATTGCGGCCCTGGGAGGCGGCAGTGTTATTGATGCGGCTAAGGCTATAGACCTGGGTTTGACCACCGGCGAAAAGATTGAGCCTTATTTGCTCGGCGAACGTTCCATCTCTACTGTGGGTATTCCGCTGGTGGCCATTCCCACGACGGCCGGGACCGGATCTGAAGTGAACCCCATCTCTCTTTTAACCGACCAGGCTCTTGAGATTAAAAAAAGCATGCGCCATGAAGGTCTGTTTCCGGCAATCGCTATTGTCGACCCCGCTCTGACTCTTTCTTTAAACCGCGAGATAACTTTGGATACGGGATTTGATGTATTTACCCATGCTGTGGAGACTTATGTGTCGCGGGCGGTGAAAAACCCCTTGGTGGATATGTACTCCCAGGAGGCCATCAGAATGGTAAAGGAATACTTGCCGCGGGTCCTGGAGAACGGGCAGGATTTAGAAGCCCGCAGCCGCATGTCTTATGCCAGCATGATAATGGGCATCAACCTGGCAAATTCCAGCGCATGCTTGCCCCACCGCCTGCAGTATGGCGTCGGTATAAAAACAGGCACAAGTCACGGTGCGGGATTAAGGGCGCTGTATCGCAGCTGGCTGGATAAAGCCTATGAGTACGCTGCGGAGAAATTCAACCGGGTGGGGCAAATATTGTCAGGCCGCAGATGTGAAAACAAATCCGATTTCATGTCAGCGTATGACAGCTTTATAGATAGCATCGGGGCCCATTTAACCCTGGCTGACTTGAAAATCACGGAGGATGATTTACCCTGGCTGGTCGGCAAGGTGGTTGGAGGGCTCAATAATGACCCGGCGGGAGAAGCGCCGGACATTGTGAATAGAATTTACCGTGATGCTCTTTGACAGTTGAATCTTATTTTGTAAAGGT
Proteins encoded in this region:
- a CDS encoding iron-containing alcohol dehydrogenase, yielding MVMKFTHYRPTKIFFGSGGFQQAAELVTSLGKRVLLVTGRKAMKTLGYTGRLQTDLQGLGAVTSVYDNISASPLSREINEGVERFREWKPQVIAALGGGSVIDAAKAIDLGLTTGEKIEPYLLGERSISTVGIPLVAIPTTAGTGSEVNPISLLTDQALEIKKSMRHEGLFPAIAIVDPALTLSLNREITLDTGFDVFTHAVETYVSRAVKNPLVDMYSQEAIRMVKEYLPRVLENGQDLEARSRMSYASMIMGINLANSSACLPHRLQYGVGIKTGTSHGAGLRALYRSWLDKAYEYAAEKFNRVGQILSGRRCENKSDFMSAYDSFIDSIGAHLTLADLKITEDDLPWLVGKVVGGLNNDPAGEAPDIVNRIYRDAL